Proteins encoded by one window of Hafnia alvei:
- a CDS encoding Ig-like domain-containing protein — translation MSGDLTVTVNNAKANGADSNKVQAKITDASGNPVPNTAVSFTADNGAAVVTASVTTDAQGLASTTLTNVKAGITKVTAAVNGHSQTVDTTFIADDSTATIVNGDLTVSINNAKANGADSNKVQAKVTDATGNPVLNTAVSFTADNGATVIKTSVTTDAQGLASTTLTNIKAGITKVTATVNGNSQTVDTTFVADNSTATIVDGALTISVDNAKANGTDTNKVLATVTDAQGNYVPNATVSFTANNGATVVTASVNTDAQGLASTTLTNVKAGITKVTAAVNGHSQTVDTTFVADSSTATIVDGALTISVDNAKANGTDSNTVQATVTDASGNPVPNTAVNFTADNGATIVTASVMTDDQGSATTTLTNVKAGITKVTATVNGNSQTVDTTFIADGSTATIVDGALTISVDNAKANGTDTNKVQATVTDATGNPVPNTAVNFTADNGATVIKTSVTTDGQGLASTTLTNVKAGITKVTATVNGHSQTVDTTFIADDSTATIVGGDLTVTVNNAKANGADSNKVQATVTDASGNPVPNTAVNFTADNGATIVTASVTTDDQGLATTTLTNVKAGITQVTATVNGHSQTVDTTFVADSSTATIVSSDLTVTVNNVKANGTDTNAVQAKVTDATGNPVPNTAVSFTADNGATVVTTSVTTNDQGLASTTLTNVKAGITKVTATANGNSQTVDTTFVADGSTATIVDGALTISVDNAKANGTDTNKVLATVTDAQGNYVPNATVSFTADNGGAVTTATVTTDDQGSATTTLTNVKAGITKVTATVNGNSQAVDTTFVADGSTATIVDGALAITVDNAKANGTDTNKVLATVTDAQGNYVPNTSVSFTADNGATVVTAAVTTDDQGLASTTLTNVKAGITKVTATVNGHSQTVDTTFVADSSTATIASGNLTVSVNNAKANGTDSNAVQAKVTDATGNPVPNTAVSFTADNGATVVTASVTTDNQGLATTTLTNVQTGITKVTATANGHSQTVDTTFVADSSTATIVSGDLTVTVDNATADGVATDKVQAKVTDANGNLVPNVSVSFTADNGATVTTATAMTDAQGLATTTLTNITAGITKVTATANGQSQTVNATFVADITTAAVNTVTLNDSTTNKIANGTDSFTYTAIVKDAHGNLVSNATVNWSEDQGNAVTLQAASSVTDANGKATMVLTSTTTETLSVQVSASLTNGTAVNADKQVNFNQLMVTVHGFTDDATNNSRIPNAKIDVTIDGNTTTTTSDTEGKYNLVLPLGSYNVKVSATGFTTLNTTLDIPAVTDLQHDFNLSPDLAGNAGRIVLTWNAQPADLNAMLWVPSIGDPSNKIPVSYMDQSPSGADAALDVDARNDYGPETITIKSMHSGVYCYLVNKASGAVDSGAKVNLYLSDGTSQEFKVNDEHGTNSWSTWTVFKIDTTSGQVKVQDINKLGNQCA, via the coding sequence TGACCAACGTCAAAGCGGGGATCACGAAAGTCACGGCAGCGGTTAACGGCCATAGTCAAACGGTAGACACCACGTTTATTGCCGATGACAGCACCGCAACCATCGTGAACGGCGACTTAACGGTGAGCATCAACAATGCCAAAGCCAACGGCGCGGACAGCAACAAAGTGCAGGCTAAAGTGACGGACGCCACGGGTAACCCGGTACTGAATACCGCGGTCAGCTTCACGGCGGATAACGGCGCAACGGTCATCAAGACATCGGTGACCACCGACGCTCAAGGGCTGGCAAGCACCACGCTGACCAACATCAAAGCCGGGATCACGAAAGTGACAGCAACGGTTAACGGTAATAGCCAAACAGTAGATACCACGTTTGTCGCCGACAACAGCACCGCAACTATTGTGGATGGTGCATTAACGATCTCCGTTGATAATGCCAAAGCTAACGGCACAGACACCAATAAGGTTCTGGCGACTGTCACGGATGCTCAGGGTAACTACGTGCCTAATGCCACCGTCAGCTTCACGGCAAATAACGGCGCAACGGTCGTCACCGCCTCGGTGAACACCGACGCTCAAGGATTGGCAAGCACCACGCTGACCAACGTCAAAGCGGGGATCACTAAAGTCACGGCAGCGGTTAACGGCCATAGCCAAACGGTAGATACCACGTTTGTGGCCGACAGCAGCACCGCAACTATTGTGGATGGTGCATTAACGATCTCCGTTGATAACGCCAAAGCCAACGGCACGGACAGCAACACCGTTCAAGCCACCGTGACGGATGCCAGTGGTAATCCAGTGCCGAATACCGCTGTTAACTTCACAGCGGATAACGGCGCAACAATCGTCACTGCCTCGGTGATGACCGATGACCAAGGTTCGGCTACCACTACCCTCACCAATGTCAAAGCGGGGATCACTAAAGTCACTGCAACGGTTAACGGCAACAGCCAAACGGTAGATACCACGTTTATCGCCGACGGCAGCACCGCAACCATTGTGGATGGTGCATTAACGATCTCCGTTGATAATGCCAAAGCTAACGGCACAGACACCAATAAGGTTCAGGCGACTGTCACGGATGCTACGGGTAACCCAGTGCCGAATACCGCGGTTAACTTCACGGCGGATAACGGCGCCACGGTCATCAAGACATCGGTGACCACCGACGGACAAGGGCTGGCCAGCACCACGCTGACCAACGTCAAAGCCGGGATCACGAAAGTGACAGCAACGGTTAACGGCCATAGCCAAACGGTAGATACCACGTTTATCGCCGACGACAGCACGGCGACCATCGTGGGCGGCGACTTAACGGTAACCGTCAACAATGCCAAAGCCAACGGCGCGGACAGCAACAAAGTTCAAGCCACCGTGACTGACGCCAGTGGTAATCCAGTGCCGAATACCGCGGTTAACTTCACAGCGGATAACGGCGCAACAATTGTCACTGCCTCGGTGACCACCGATGACCAAGGTTTGGCTACCACTACCCTCACCAACGTGAAGGCAGGGATCACCCAAGTCACGGCAACGGTTAACGGTCATAGCCAGACGGTAGACACCACGTTTGTGGCCGACAGCAGCACGGCGACCATCGTGAGCAGCGACTTGACGGTGACCGTCAACAATGTCAAAGCCAACGGCACGGACACCAATGCGGTTCAAGCCAAGGTGACAGACGCCACGGGCAACCCGGTGCCGAATACCGCTGTTAGTTTCACGGCGGATAACGGTGCTACGGTCGTCACTACCTCGGTGACCACCAATGACCAAGGGCTGGCCAGCACCACGCTGACTAACGTTAAAGCGGGGATCACTAAAGTGACTGCAACGGCTAACGGCAACAGCCAAACGGTAGATACCACGTTTGTCGCCGACGGCAGCACCGCAACTATTGTGGATGGTGCATTAACGATCTCCGTTGATAATGCCAAAGCTAACGGCACAGACACCAATAAGGTTCTGGCGACTGTCACGGATGCTCAGGGTAACTACGTGCCTAATGCCACCGTCAGCTTCACGGCTGACAATGGCGGCGCGGTAACGACTGCAACGGTGACCACCGATGACCAAGGCTCGGCTACCACGACCCTCACCAACGTGAAGGCAGGGATCACCAAAGTGACAGCAACGGTTAATGGCAATAGCCAAGCAGTAGATACCACGTTTGTCGCCGACGGCAGCACCGCAACCATTGTGGATGGCGCATTAGCAATCACTGTTGATAATGCGAAAGCTAACGGCACAGACACCAATAAGGTTCTGGCGACTGTCACGGATGCTCAAGGTAACTACGTGCCTAATACCAGCGTCAGCTTTACAGCAGATAATGGCGCAACAGTCGTTACTGCCGCGGTGACCACCGATGACCAAGGGCTAGCAAGCACCACGCTGACCAACGTTAAAGCGGGGATCACCAAAGTGACTGCGACGGTTAACGGCCATAGCCAAACGGTAGACACCACGTTTGTGGCCGACAGCAGCACAGCGACCATCGCGAGCGGCAACTTAACGGTAAGCGTCAACAATGCCAAAGCTAACGGTACGGACAGCAATGCGGTTCAAGCCAAGGTCACTGACGCCACGGGTAACCCAGTGCCAAATACCGCTGTCAGCTTCACGGCAGATAACGGCGCAACAGTCGTCACTGCATCGGTGACTACCGATAACCAAGGTTTGGCTACCACTACCCTCACCAACGTGCAGACAGGGATCACCAAAGTCACGGCAACGGCTAACGGCCATAGCCAGACGGTAGACACCACGTTTGTTGCAGACAGCAGCACGGCGACCATCGTGAGCGGCGACTTGACGGTCACCGTGGATAACGCCACAGCCGACGGTGTTGCTACCGATAAGGTGCAAGCTAAAGTCACGGATGCGAATGGAAACCTAGTGCCGAATGTTAGCGTCAGTTTCACGGCGGATAACGGCGCAACGGTAACCACGGCAACGGCAATGACGGATGCGCAAGGTCTGGCAACCACCACGCTGACCAACATCACGGCGGGGATCACCAAAGTCACGGCAACGGCTAACGGTCAGAGCCAAACGGTGAATGCGACCTTTGTGGCGGATATCACGACCGCGGCGGTGAATACCGTCACGCTCAACGACAGCACGACCAATAAAATAGCCAACGGGACCGATTCCTTTACCTACACCGCCATAGTGAAAGATGCACACGGCAATCTTGTTTCGAACGCCACGGTGAACTGGTCTGAAGACCAAGGTAATGCCGTAACATTGCAGGCTGCCAGCAGTGTTACCGACGCTAACGGCAAAGCCACCATGGTTCTGACCAGTACCACTACGGAAACATTATCAGTGCAAGTATCGGCATCCTTAACCAACGGAACCGCGGTTAACGCAGATAAGCAAGTTAACTTCAACCAGCTGATGGTGACAGTACATGGGTTTACTGACGATGCGACAAACAACAGCAGAATCCCGAATGCCAAAATTGATGTCACTATCGATGGCAATACCACAACCACAACCAGCGATACAGAGGGTAAATACAATTTAGTTCTTCCACTGGGGAGTTATAATGTCAAAGTCAGCGCAACCGGCTTTACCACATTAAATACAACGCTCGATATTCCAGCGGTAACGGACCTACAGCATGATTTTAATCTGTCACCGGATTTAGCGGGTAACGCGGGGCGTATTGTTCTCACATGGAATGCCCAGCCCGCTGACCTAAATGCCATGCTCTGGGTGCCTTCCATCGGCGACCCATCCAATAAAATTCCAGTTAGCTACATGGATCAATCGCCGAGCGGCGCAGATGCAGCGCTGGATGTGGATGCAAGAAATGACTATGGCCCTGAAACCATCACGATAAAGAGTATGCATTCAGGAGTGTATTGTTACCTTGTAAATAAAGCATCTGGGGCTGTCGACAGTGGCGCGAAGGTTAATCTTTACTTATCCGATGGAACATCACAGGAGTTTAAAGTTAATGATGAGCACGGCACCAATAGTTGGAGTACATGGACCGTGTTTAAAATTGACACCACGTCAGGCCAAGTTAAAGTCCAGGATATAAATAAGCTAGGAAACCAATGTGCTTAA
- a CDS encoding SIS domain-containing protein — MRCLQRITLNKDAFTPGERIIADYILANPDKLKQCSSQELASILNISQSSIVKFAQRLGFKGFTNLKMALIEEWGQQSKQSAESEQHLHNDINVHDTPSVIAEKLFRAKQQALRMTTDSVNLAQLESTVAEIKAARRVQIMGMGGSSLVAKDLAYKLMKIGYPVMNEMDSHVQMTVAQSLGEGDVQIVISYSGALKEIVIAAQAAQEKGAKIIAITSLQDSPLRKLADFVLDTIADEARWRSSSISARTAQNTITDLLFVCLLQEDSERSRSFIHRSQEMIEQLK, encoded by the coding sequence ATGCGCTGCCTACAACGAATCACTCTCAACAAAGACGCCTTTACGCCCGGTGAACGTATTATTGCCGATTATATTTTGGCTAATCCCGATAAGTTGAAGCAGTGCTCTTCGCAAGAGCTCGCCAGCATTTTGAATATCAGCCAGTCGAGCATTGTGAAATTTGCTCAGCGATTGGGGTTCAAAGGGTTTACTAACCTCAAAATGGCCTTGATTGAGGAGTGGGGGCAGCAAAGTAAGCAGAGCGCTGAATCAGAGCAGCACTTGCATAACGACATTAATGTTCATGACACGCCGTCGGTGATTGCAGAAAAACTATTCCGAGCGAAGCAACAAGCCCTGAGGATGACTACCGACAGCGTAAATTTGGCGCAGTTGGAGAGCACGGTTGCTGAAATCAAGGCGGCTCGCCGAGTGCAGATCATGGGCATGGGCGGCTCGTCGCTGGTGGCGAAAGACTTGGCATATAAGCTGATGAAAATAGGCTACCCCGTGATGAATGAAATGGACAGTCACGTGCAGATGACGGTTGCTCAATCGTTAGGGGAAGGGGATGTGCAAATTGTTATCTCTTACTCGGGAGCGTTGAAAGAGATAGTGATTGCGGCTCAAGCGGCGCAGGAAAAGGGGGCAAAAATCATAGCGATAACGTCGCTGCAAGATAGCCCGCTCAGAAAGCTGGCTGATTTTGTTCTTGATACCATTGCTGATGAGGCACGCTGGCGTAGCTCTTCTATTTCTGCGCGCACGGCACAAAATACTATTACCGATTTGTTGTTCGTTTGCTTGTTGCAGGAAGATAGCGAAAGAAGCCGCAGCTTTATTCATCGCAGCCAAGAGATGATTGAGCAGCTTAAGTAA
- the murQ gene encoding N-acetylmuramic acid 6-phosphate etherase, with amino-acid sequence MNIDLSRLQTEGRNIASENIDTLSTLDMLTIINQEDQKVALAVERILPQIAQAVDAIALAFSQGGRLIYCGAGTSGRLGILDASECPPTYGTPHEQVVGLIAGGHTAILRAVENAEDNVELGEQDLKDHQLSERDVVVGIAASGRTPYVIGAMKYARSVGATTVSLTCNASSAMSQLADIALEAVVGPEVVTGSSRMKAGTAQKMVLNMLTTGAMIRSGKVYGNLMVDVEATNAKLVQRQIDIVMQATECSRDEAIKALSECKRHCKTAILMILAQLSAAEAGTVLAQNNGFIRQALASRTQGV; translated from the coding sequence ATGAACATTGACCTCTCCCGCCTGCAAACTGAAGGCCGTAACATCGCCAGCGAAAACATCGACACCCTGTCTACTTTAGATATGCTGACGATTATTAACCAAGAAGATCAAAAGGTTGCTCTAGCCGTTGAGCGTATTCTGCCGCAAATCGCGCAGGCCGTGGATGCTATCGCTCTGGCCTTTAGCCAAGGTGGGCGTCTTATTTATTGCGGCGCAGGCACCTCGGGGCGACTCGGTATTCTAGACGCAAGTGAATGCCCGCCAACCTACGGCACCCCGCATGAGCAGGTGGTCGGGTTAATCGCCGGAGGCCACACCGCGATCCTACGCGCGGTGGAAAATGCCGAAGATAACGTCGAGTTGGGCGAGCAAGATCTGAAAGACCATCAACTCTCTGAGCGTGACGTGGTTGTGGGTATCGCCGCCAGCGGAAGAACGCCTTATGTTATCGGCGCGATGAAATATGCGCGCTCAGTTGGCGCCACCACCGTTTCATTAACCTGCAACGCCAGCAGCGCCATGAGCCAATTAGCCGATATCGCGCTTGAAGCCGTGGTAGGGCCAGAAGTGGTAACGGGTTCATCAAGAATGAAAGCGGGTACAGCACAAAAAATGGTGCTGAATATGCTCACCACGGGAGCGATGATCCGCAGCGGAAAAGTGTATGGCAACCTCATGGTGGATGTTGAGGCTACCAACGCCAAGCTGGTTCAACGCCAAATTGACATCGTCATGCAGGCCACAGAGTGTAGCCGCGATGAAGCCATTAAAGCGCTCAGCGAATGTAAAAGACACTGTAAAACCGCCATTTTGATGATTCTCGCCCAGCTCTCTGCGGCAGAAGCCGGCACGGTTCTTGCGCAAAATAATGGTTTTATCCGCCAAGCCTTAGCCTCACGTACTCAGGGAGTTTAG
- the murP gene encoding PTS N-acetylmuramic acid transporter subunit IIBC codes for MAKITDATITQILANVGGNNNITLCGHCMTRLRLTLVDRSRVNHAELKKIAGVMGVIEGNDQLQIVLGPGKAQTASEMMNVSLSQSSSQSPADGSTPETDLNALAAENKKQLKSKQNNAFHSFLTKFATIFTPLIPGFIAAGLLLGIATLLQQTLILDGEIAPIWLTSLIGYMKTFSVGLFTFLSILIGFNTQKAFGGTGVNGAIIASLFILRYSAEGTVGYYAGIDNFFGLVIDPRGNIIGVLLACMLGAWIERKVRKVIPDNLDMILTSSITLLITGAITYVVIMPIGVELFKGMSWLFLHLNGNPFGTALLAGLFLIAVVFGIHQGFVPVYFALMDAQGFNSLFPILAMAGGGQVGAALALYLRAKPGSTLRMQIKGAIFPGLLGIGEPLIYGVTLPRLKPFITACFGGAVGGFFIGLVAYMGLPIGLNTVFGPSGLVSIPLITSSQGIYAGMLVYVAGVAISYAAGFILTLLFGCKNVDLT; via the coding sequence ATGGCTAAAATAACGGATGCCACCATCACGCAAATTTTGGCGAACGTTGGCGGTAATAACAATATCACCCTATGCGGGCATTGCATGACGCGGCTACGCCTTACCTTAGTCGATCGATCTCGCGTTAATCACGCCGAGCTAAAAAAGATCGCTGGGGTCATGGGTGTTATTGAAGGCAACGACCAGCTGCAAATTGTACTGGGACCTGGCAAGGCGCAAACCGCCAGTGAAATGATGAATGTGAGCCTTAGCCAATCTTCGTCACAATCACCAGCCGATGGCAGCACGCCAGAAACTGATTTGAATGCCCTTGCGGCGGAAAATAAAAAGCAGCTCAAGAGTAAGCAAAATAACGCCTTTCACAGCTTTCTGACAAAATTCGCGACGATCTTCACCCCGCTCATTCCCGGCTTTATCGCTGCGGGTCTGCTACTCGGCATCGCGACGCTGCTCCAGCAAACCTTAATACTCGACGGTGAAATCGCGCCGATTTGGCTCACTAGCCTGATTGGCTATATGAAAACCTTCAGCGTGGGCTTATTTACCTTCCTGAGTATCCTCATTGGCTTCAACACCCAAAAAGCCTTTGGCGGAACCGGCGTGAATGGTGCCATTATCGCGTCGTTGTTTATTCTGCGTTACAGCGCAGAAGGAACCGTGGGCTACTACGCAGGGATCGATAACTTCTTCGGTTTAGTGATAGACCCAAGGGGCAATATCATCGGTGTGCTGCTGGCCTGTATGCTCGGCGCGTGGATTGAGCGAAAAGTACGCAAAGTTATCCCTGATAACCTGGACATGATCCTCACCTCCTCCATTACGCTCCTCATCACCGGTGCCATAACCTATGTGGTTATCATGCCAATCGGCGTCGAACTCTTTAAGGGGATGTCTTGGCTGTTTCTGCATTTAAACGGTAACCCATTCGGCACCGCATTATTGGCGGGGCTGTTCCTGATTGCGGTGGTATTTGGTATTCATCAGGGATTTGTACCGGTTTATTTTGCTTTGATGGATGCACAAGGATTTAACTCCTTGTTCCCTATCCTGGCAATGGCCGGCGGCGGGCAGGTTGGTGCTGCGTTAGCGTTATACTTAAGAGCCAAGCCGGGCTCGACCCTACGTATGCAAATTAAGGGTGCCATATTTCCCGGATTACTCGGAATTGGCGAGCCGCTGATTTATGGTGTCACGCTGCCCCGCTTAAAACCGTTTATTACCGCCTGTTTTGGTGGTGCCGTAGGCGGGTTCTTTATCGGACTGGTGGCTTATATGGGACTACCTATTGGTTTGAATACCGTATTTGGTCCGTCTGGTTTGGTTTCCATACCGCTGATCACTTCATCGCAAGGCATCTATGCCGGTATGCTGGTTTATGTTGCAGGCGTTGCCATCTCGTATGCTGCTGGGTTTATTCTGACGCTACTGTTTGGCTGCAAAAACGTTGACCTGACATAA
- a CDS encoding phospholipase D family protein: MSSEQLVNSRLARLIQPLCDRHPELSGVYPLEEGNDAFAARYLLTNMAEKTLDVQYYIWHNDLSGRLLFSALFRAAERGVKVRLLLDDNNTGGLDESLRRLNAHPNISVKLFNPFQLRRMRCLCYLTDFKRLNRRMHNKSMTFDRQATIVGGRNVGDEYFGIGEQPLFSDLDVLAVGNVVADVCQDFERYWTSACVSPAEDVLGKASEKRFLHGLTIEEVGGRARAKEYLKRLRDKFLARKMENNELPLTWAKVQLFSDDPLKGRGDLATKALMASRLFKMIGEPKVSMDIISAYFVPTRTGVSQLVYLARQGVKMTVLTNSLAANDVAIVHAGYAKWRKTLLRCGIELFEMKANETERPARKERLRDRGLTGHSGSSLHAKTFAVDGRLVFIGSFNFDPRSARLNTEMGFVIESESLASSTHQRFIASLHDKAFQLVLAPRRKINWIEYENDEKEIHHKEPDSPLYKRILARIAYYLPIEWLL, from the coding sequence ATGAGCAGTGAACAATTAGTTAATTCTCGTTTAGCTCGGCTTATCCAACCGCTATGCGATCGCCATCCTGAGTTGAGCGGTGTTTATCCCTTAGAAGAGGGCAATGACGCTTTCGCTGCAAGATATTTACTCACCAACATGGCTGAGAAAACGCTGGATGTGCAGTATTACATCTGGCACAACGATCTCTCGGGTCGACTGCTGTTCAGTGCATTATTTCGCGCCGCCGAGCGTGGGGTAAAGGTTCGTTTATTGCTGGATGACAACAACACCGGCGGTTTGGATGAATCACTGCGTCGTCTCAACGCGCATCCCAATATCAGCGTAAAACTTTTTAACCCCTTCCAACTACGGCGCATGCGTTGTTTGTGCTACTTAACCGATTTTAAAAGGCTTAATCGGCGTATGCACAATAAAAGCATGACGTTTGATCGTCAGGCGACCATCGTCGGTGGGCGCAATGTTGGGGATGAGTATTTCGGTATTGGTGAGCAGCCGCTTTTTTCTGATTTGGACGTGTTGGCCGTGGGCAACGTGGTTGCGGATGTTTGTCAGGATTTCGAGCGTTATTGGACTTCAGCGTGTGTATCTCCGGCAGAAGACGTTCTTGGTAAAGCGTCGGAAAAACGCTTTCTGCATGGCCTAACGATTGAAGAGGTTGGCGGTAGAGCGCGAGCCAAAGAATATTTAAAGCGTCTGCGTGATAAATTTCTAGCGCGTAAAATGGAGAACAATGAGCTGCCGTTGACGTGGGCAAAGGTGCAGTTGTTCAGCGATGATCCGCTTAAAGGCCGCGGAGATCTGGCGACGAAAGCGCTTATGGCATCACGCCTATTTAAGATGATTGGTGAGCCAAAAGTGAGCATGGATATTATCTCAGCCTATTTTGTCCCTACCCGTACCGGTGTGTCACAGCTGGTTTATTTAGCGCGGCAGGGGGTGAAAATGACGGTACTCACTAATTCTCTTGCGGCAAACGATGTGGCCATTGTGCATGCGGGTTACGCCAAATGGCGAAAAACCCTGCTGCGTTGCGGTATTGAATTGTTTGAAATGAAAGCCAATGAAACCGAGCGGCCTGCAAGGAAAGAGCGCTTACGTGATCGGGGCTTAACCGGGCACTCTGGTTCCAGCTTGCATGCCAAAACTTTTGCGGTTGACGGGCGGTTAGTCTTTATTGGTTCATTTAATTTCGACCCGCGCTCGGCTCGGTTAAATACCGAGATGGGATTTGTGATAGAAAGTGAATCGCTGGCTTCGTCCACTCATCAGCGATTTATTGCTAGCCTGCATGATAAAGCATTTCAGTTAGTGCTTGCCCCGCGGCGAAAAATTAATTGGATAGAGTACGAAAATGATGAAAAAGAAATTCATCATAAAGAGCCTGATAGCCCGCTATACAAACGTATTTTAGCCAGAATCGCATATTATTTGCCGATTGAGTGGCTGCTGTAA
- the leuE gene encoding leucine efflux protein LeuE encodes MFESYGVLNIWTYVLGAIFIIMVPGPNTLFVLKTGITRGVKEGYKAALAVFIGDAVLIFCAYIGIASLIRSSPFLFSLVKMLGALYLLYLGLKILYSTLSKKGQSQSSAHEEPEHVFRKALTLSLTNPKAILFYVSFFVQFIDMNYAHSGISFAILAVILEMISFCYMTLLIFSGAALAHFLSEKKRLAKLGNSMVGLLFLGFATKLATSA; translated from the coding sequence GTGTTTGAGAGCTATGGTGTACTCAATATCTGGACGTACGTTCTCGGTGCGATTTTCATCATTATGGTACCGGGGCCAAATACGCTGTTTGTACTCAAAACTGGTATTACGCGCGGCGTTAAAGAAGGTTACAAAGCCGCGCTAGCGGTCTTTATCGGTGATGCGGTTTTGATCTTTTGTGCCTATATCGGCATTGCGTCGCTGATCCGCTCTTCCCCATTTTTGTTTTCGCTGGTGAAAATGCTCGGCGCGCTCTATCTGCTCTATCTTGGGCTGAAAATCCTGTACAGCACGCTGTCTAAAAAAGGTCAAAGCCAGAGCTCAGCGCACGAAGAACCTGAGCATGTTTTTCGTAAAGCGTTAACGCTGAGCTTAACCAACCCTAAGGCGATCCTGTTTTACGTATCGTTCTTCGTGCAGTTCATCGATATGAACTATGCACATAGCGGCATTTCCTTTGCAATTTTAGCGGTCATTTTAGAAATGATTAGCTTCTGCTATATGACGCTGTTGATCTTTTCCGGCGCTGCGCTAGCGCATTTCCTGAGCGAAAAGAAACGCCTCGCCAAACTGGGTAATTCGATGGTGGGTCTTTTATTCCTCGGATTTGCTACCAAACTTGCGACTTCTGCTTAA
- a CDS encoding helix-turn-helix domain-containing protein produces MSTKGQHQQLVETLSEWIEQNLDKRIVIDDIAKRAGYSKWYLQRLFKEVTGDNLASYVRHRRLMRAAAELKRTDKKIMDITLQYGFESQQTFTRAFKRRFGTSPGVFRQAPSSMYEN; encoded by the coding sequence TTGAGTACTAAAGGACAACATCAGCAACTGGTAGAAACACTGTCTGAATGGATAGAACAGAATTTAGATAAACGTATCGTGATTGATGATATTGCGAAGCGGGCGGGATATTCGAAATGGTATCTACAGCGATTATTTAAAGAGGTGACAGGCGATAACTTAGCGTCTTATGTTCGCCATCGCCGATTGATGCGCGCCGCAGCAGAATTAAAACGGACGGATAAGAAAATTATGGATATAACACTGCAATATGGTTTTGAAAGCCAGCAGACCTTTACCCGCGCCTTCAAGCGACGCTTTGGGACTTCACCGGGGGTATTCAGACAGGCTCCATCCTCCATGTATGAGAATTAA
- the eco gene encoding serine protease inhibitor ecotin, producing MNKVSAVLASLLLASSAGAIAATAGANDDLSKQPLEKVAPYPQAEKGMSRQVIYLPKQENENDFKVELLIGKTMDVDCNRHMMGGKLESKTLSGWGYDYLVMEKISEPASTMMACPDNTKHSQFVTANLGDSAMQRYNSRLPIVVYVPQGVDVKYRVWQADTKIQDSVKK from the coding sequence ATGAACAAGGTTTCAGCCGTATTGGCTAGCTTATTATTGGCTTCTTCTGCCGGTGCTATCGCGGCTACCGCGGGTGCAAATGACGATCTCAGCAAACAGCCACTGGAAAAAGTTGCACCTTATCCGCAAGCGGAAAAAGGCATGAGCCGTCAGGTCATTTATTTACCGAAGCAAGAAAATGAAAATGACTTCAAAGTTGAGTTGCTGATTGGCAAAACAATGGATGTAGACTGCAATCGCCATATGATGGGCGGCAAACTGGAAAGCAAAACGCTGTCTGGTTGGGGTTATGACTACTTAGTGATGGAAAAAATTTCAGAGCCTGCATCAACCATGATGGCTTGCCCTGATAACACCAAGCACAGCCAGTTTGTTACGGCAAACTTGGGTGATTCCGCCATGCAGCGTTATAACAGCCGTTTGCCAATCGTAGTCTATGTGCCGCAGGGTGTTGATGTGAAATATCGTGTATGGCAGGCAGACACTAAGATTCAAGATTCTGTCAAAAAATAA